In the Pseudoalteromonas undina genome, one interval contains:
- the coaD gene encoding pantetheine-phosphate adenylyltransferase, which yields MKVTAIYPGTFDPLTNGHTDLIQRAAKMFDTVIVAIAHNPSKKPCFTLEERVDLANEILSHLDNVKVIGFSGLLADLARDHNANVLIRGIRAVSDFDYEFQLANMNRRLNPDLESVFLTPAERNTFISSTLVKEVARHNGDVSEFVDSIVMKALQSRLGKTKH from the coding sequence ATGAAAGTGACCGCAATCTACCCAGGCACATTTGACCCTCTTACCAACGGCCACACTGATTTAATTCAGCGTGCGGCTAAAATGTTCGATACCGTTATTGTTGCTATTGCTCATAACCCGAGTAAAAAACCGTGTTTTACTTTAGAAGAACGCGTTGATTTAGCAAATGAAATTTTAAGCCATTTAGATAATGTAAAAGTGATTGGCTTTTCAGGACTGCTGGCTGATCTCGCTCGTGACCATAACGCAAATGTATTGATTAGAGGTATAAGAGCGGTTTCTGATTTTGATTATGAATTTCAGCTCGCAAATATGAACCGCCGTTTAAACCCTGATTTAGAAAGTGTATTTTTAACACCTGCTGAGCGTAATACCTTTATATCATCAACGCTCGTAAAAGAAGTTGCACGCCATAACGGGGATGTGAGTGAGTTTGTTGATAGCATAGTAATGAAAGCATTGCAGTCGAGGCTAGGGAAAACCAAGCATTAA
- the argH gene encoding argininosuccinate lyase, which produces MALWGGRFSTGPDEAFKQFNDSLPFDYQLAEQDIIGSVAWAGALEQVNVLSSDEHKKLVSALYELFEEVKANPHAVATSGAEDIHSHVEAALIEKVGDLAKKLHTGRSRNDQVATDFRLWCRDTADHILKAIAQLKAEFIGLAERELGTILPGYTHLQRAQPVLFSHWCMAYVEMLERDESRLKDAQARMNYCPLGSGALAGTAYPIDRHALAQGLGFTGATKNSLDGVSDRDFVVELLSCASISMIHLSRMSEDLIFYNSGEAGFIELADNVTSGSSLMPQKKNPDALELIRGKTGRVFGAFSAMMMTLKALPLAYNKDMQEDKEGIFDAMPTWLACIHMAQACIKGIKVKADKTLAAAKGGHANATELADYLVAKGVPFREGHHIVGVLVQLAISEGKTLEELSLEQYKSVNPVFEDDVYPVLEIDACIKARQALGGTSLEQVSKAVKDAKKKQQITVRDANLDDVEAIAKLVQHWATVGENLPRAKSDMVHSINEFAVTEIDGQVSGCASLYIYDTGLAEIRSLGIDPKSAVTGQGRELVEHLLVKAKKLALKRVIVLTRVPDFFENQRFSFCNKESLPEKVMKDCELCLRKENCDEVAMEYMLKPSNSMEIPCKNVA; this is translated from the coding sequence ATGGCATTATGGGGCGGACGTTTTTCTACGGGTCCAGATGAAGCGTTTAAACAGTTTAACGATTCACTTCCCTTCGATTATCAATTAGCAGAGCAAGATATAATTGGCTCTGTTGCATGGGCTGGCGCACTAGAACAAGTGAATGTGTTATCTAGTGATGAGCACAAAAAGCTGGTATCGGCACTTTATGAGTTATTTGAAGAAGTAAAAGCAAATCCACACGCTGTTGCCACTTCAGGTGCAGAGGATATTCACTCGCATGTTGAAGCTGCACTAATTGAAAAAGTAGGTGACTTAGCTAAAAAGTTACACACAGGCCGAAGCCGTAACGACCAAGTTGCTACCGACTTTAGACTCTGGTGCCGCGATACCGCCGATCATATTTTAAAAGCGATTGCGCAACTTAAAGCAGAGTTTATTGGCTTAGCTGAACGTGAGCTTGGCACAATATTACCAGGTTATACCCACTTACAACGTGCACAACCGGTGTTATTTAGTCATTGGTGTATGGCTTATGTAGAAATGCTTGAGCGTGATGAAAGCCGACTAAAAGATGCCCAAGCACGAATGAATTATTGCCCACTCGGCAGTGGTGCACTTGCGGGCACTGCATACCCGATTGATCGCCATGCACTTGCACAAGGGTTAGGATTTACTGGCGCGACTAAAAATAGTTTAGATGGTGTATCTGATCGTGACTTTGTTGTGGAACTATTAAGCTGTGCGTCTATTTCGATGATCCACTTATCGCGGATGTCTGAAGACCTGATTTTTTATAACTCGGGAGAAGCTGGCTTTATTGAACTGGCCGATAATGTGACCTCGGGTTCATCTTTAATGCCACAGAAAAAAAACCCAGATGCATTAGAGCTAATTCGCGGTAAAACTGGCCGGGTGTTTGGTGCGTTTAGCGCAATGATGATGACTCTAAAAGCACTACCGCTTGCCTACAATAAAGACATGCAAGAAGACAAAGAAGGCATTTTTGATGCCATGCCAACATGGCTTGCGTGTATTCATATGGCACAAGCGTGTATCAAAGGTATAAAAGTGAAAGCAGATAAAACCCTTGCAGCGGCAAAAGGTGGCCACGCGAATGCAACCGAACTTGCTGATTACTTAGTCGCTAAAGGAGTGCCGTTCAGAGAAGGGCATCATATTGTTGGGGTGTTGGTGCAATTAGCTATTAGTGAAGGTAAAACGTTAGAGGAGCTTTCACTAGAGCAGTATAAATCAGTAAATCCAGTGTTTGAAGATGACGTGTATCCGGTACTTGAAATTGACGCCTGTATAAAAGCACGCCAAGCGCTTGGCGGTACATCATTAGAGCAAGTAAGCAAAGCGGTGAAAGACGCGAAAAAAAAACAGCAAATAACGGTTCGTGATGCCAACTTAGATGACGTAGAAGCAATTGCTAAACTCGTACAGCACTGGGCAACAGTCGGCGAAAATTTACCGCGAGCTAAAAGTGATATGGTGCACTCAATTAATGAGTTTGCCGTAACCGAGATAGACGGTCAGGTATCGGGTTGTGCTTCACTTTATATTTACGACACAGGGTTAGCTGAAATACGTTCATTAGGCATTGATCCTAAAAGCGCAGTAACGGGGCAGGGACGAGAACTGGTTGAACACTTATTAGTGAAAGCCAAAAAGTTGGCACTCAAGCGTGTCATTGTTCTGACTCGTGTACCTGACTTTTTCGAAAATCAGCGGTTTAGTTTCTGTAATAAAGAGAGCCTACCTGAAAAAGTAATGAAAGATTGCGAGCTATGTTTACGCAAAGAAAACTGTGATGAAGTCGCAATGGAATATATGTTAAAGCCAAGTAATAGCATGGAGATCCCCTGTAAAAACGTGGCTTGA
- the argC gene encoding N-acetyl-gamma-glutamyl-phosphate reductase, whose product MNVVIIGASGYSGAELASLVAKHPTLSLTGCYVSAQSLDKHKLLSELYPEHLGLLDLPLQPLNEHALADITHSADYVCLCTDHKVSVDLAPQFLAMGKKVFDLSGGYRLASNDDYLTYYGFEHQHPELLNQAAYGLAEWNSKAIADAQLIAVAGCYPTAALNALKPLQQACLLSDEKIIINAVSGVTGAGRKASIGTHFCEVSLAPYGLFNHRHGPEIQQHLGHEVLFTPHLGNFPRGILETIYVQLKPGVASEQVAKAYQVLADEPLIRLLGSKIPSIKGVAKQPYVDIAWQQQGSQLIVMAAIDNLLKGAAGQALQCINLSMGLPHTTGLIGAFR is encoded by the coding sequence ATGAACGTAGTAATTATAGGTGCCAGCGGTTACAGCGGCGCAGAACTGGCTAGCTTAGTAGCAAAACATCCAACTCTTTCGCTAACTGGTTGTTATGTATCAGCGCAAAGTTTAGATAAACATAAATTGCTTAGTGAATTGTATCCTGAGCATTTAGGATTACTTGATTTACCTCTGCAGCCACTAAATGAACATGCACTTGCTGATATCACTCATTCAGCAGATTACGTTTGTCTGTGCACCGATCATAAAGTAAGTGTGGATTTAGCGCCTCAGTTTTTAGCGATGGGCAAAAAGGTATTTGACCTTTCCGGTGGCTATCGTCTTGCAAGTAATGATGATTACCTTACTTATTATGGTTTTGAACACCAACACCCTGAACTACTTAATCAAGCGGCATATGGTCTTGCTGAATGGAATAGTAAAGCCATTGCTGATGCTCAGTTAATTGCTGTTGCTGGCTGCTATCCAACGGCTGCATTAAATGCATTAAAGCCTCTTCAACAAGCGTGCTTATTGAGTGATGAAAAAATTATTATTAATGCGGTTTCTGGCGTAACTGGCGCAGGGCGAAAAGCCAGCATCGGTACGCATTTTTGTGAGGTATCACTTGCACCCTATGGTTTGTTTAATCACCGTCACGGGCCTGAAATACAACAGCACCTAGGTCATGAGGTGTTATTTACTCCTCATTTAGGTAATTTCCCGCGCGGTATTTTAGAAACTATTTATGTGCAATTAAAGCCGGGTGTGGCCAGTGAGCAAGTAGCTAAAGCTTATCAAGTATTGGCTGATGAGCCATTAATTCGTTTGCTTGGCAGCAAAATCCCTTCGATTAAAGGGGTGGCCAAACAACCTTATGTAGATATTGCGTGGCAGCAGCAAGGCTCACAGTTAATAGTAATGGCAGCAATTGACAACTTATTAAAAGGGGCAGCTGGTCAGGCTTTGCAATGTATTAATTTATCAATGGGGCTTCCCCACACTACAGGTCTAATAGGAGCGTTTAGATGA
- a CDS encoding argininosuccinate synthase — protein sequence MSSIKKVVLAYSGGLDTSAIVPWLKENYGCEVIAFVADVGQGAEELEGVEAKAIASGASECYVVDLKDEMVSDYIYPTLKTGSIYEGTYLLGTSMARPIIAKAQVEIARKVGADALSHGCTGKGNDQVRFESCFAALAPDLKVIAPWREWDLSSRESLLDYLAERDIPCSASATKIYSRDANAWHISHEGGELEDPWCEPSEQVWTWTNSPEQAPDKAEHVTLSVVEGEVVAVNGEELKPYDCLVKLNDIASPHGVGRVDIVENRLVGMKSRGCYETPGGTVIMAALQAIDELVLDKASRKWKEVLGGEFSHLVYDGRWFTPLKDSILVGAEALSTLATGEVVLKLYKGQVTAVQKKSPNSLYSEDFATFGEDDVYDQSHAEGFIRLFSLSSRISALAKK from the coding sequence ATGAGTTCAATTAAAAAAGTCGTTTTAGCCTATTCAGGTGGTCTTGATACATCGGCTATCGTGCCATGGTTAAAAGAGAACTACGGCTGTGAAGTTATTGCCTTTGTTGCCGATGTTGGCCAAGGAGCTGAAGAACTTGAAGGCGTAGAAGCTAAAGCTATAGCGTCTGGTGCATCTGAGTGTTACGTGGTTGATTTAAAAGATGAGATGGTAAGCGATTATATTTACCCAACGCTTAAAACGGGTTCTATATATGAAGGGACTTATTTACTTGGTACTTCTATGGCGCGTCCAATCATTGCTAAAGCGCAAGTTGAAATTGCACGTAAAGTAGGTGCCGATGCACTTTCTCATGGCTGTACGGGTAAAGGTAACGACCAAGTACGTTTTGAGTCATGTTTTGCCGCACTCGCACCTGATTTAAAAGTGATTGCGCCATGGCGTGAGTGGGATTTATCAAGCCGTGAATCATTGCTTGATTACCTAGCTGAACGTGACATTCCATGTTCTGCGTCAGCAACTAAAATTTACAGTCGTGATGCTAACGCATGGCATATTTCTCACGAAGGCGGTGAACTTGAAGACCCTTGGTGTGAACCAAGTGAGCAAGTATGGACCTGGACTAATTCACCAGAGCAAGCACCTGATAAAGCTGAACACGTCACTTTATCGGTTGTTGAAGGTGAAGTAGTTGCTGTAAATGGCGAAGAGCTTAAACCTTATGATTGTTTAGTTAAATTAAACGATATTGCATCACCTCATGGTGTGGGCCGTGTCGATATTGTAGAAAACCGTTTAGTGGGCATGAAATCGCGTGGTTGTTATGAAACGCCAGGCGGTACTGTGATCATGGCAGCGCTGCAAGCTATTGATGAGTTAGTACTTGATAAAGCGAGCCGCAAATGGAAAGAAGTACTCGGTGGTGAATTTTCACACTTAGTCTACGACGGTCGTTGGTTTACGCCGCTAAAAGATTCTATTTTAGTCGGTGCAGAAGCGCTGTCTACATTAGCAACGGGCGAAGTGGTACTTAAGCTTTATAAAGGCCAAGTCACTGCGGTTCAGAAAAAATCACCTAACAGTTTATATAGCGAAGATTTTGCTACCTTTGGTGAAGACGATGTTTATGACCAATCGCACGCAGAAGGCTTTATTCGTTTATTCTCGCTATCAAGCAGAATTTCAGCATTAGCTAAAAAGTAA
- the argE gene encoding acetylornithine deacetylase, with protein sequence MSLPSFISMYQQLIAAPSISAIEDHLCMSNKSVIELLAQWCESLGFNCEIIELEGNKGRYNLLAKRGQGDGGLMLAGHTDTVPFDDSRWNHNPFKLTERDNKLFGLGSIDMKGFFAFVLQAISELDEKQQTQPILILATADEETTMAGAQQICKHPNLKPSRCIIGEPTDMTPVFTHKGHMSTAIRVVGRSGHSSDPERGLNAIEVMHKVITKLLILKEQLKNKYSINYFEIPHPTLNLGNIHGGDNANRICGCCEMHIDMRPLPGLSVQELQALLLDATYDINQQYPNSVSVIDLHEPIPAFTGSTDSALVKLAENIAGQKAVAVNYCTEAPFIQQLGCETIVMGPGSINQAHQPDEYLAMEKIKPSQQIISNLIKASCF encoded by the coding sequence ATGTCTCTGCCGTCATTTATTTCGATGTACCAGCAATTGATTGCTGCCCCCTCTATCAGTGCCATTGAAGATCATTTATGTATGAGTAATAAAAGTGTCATTGAATTGCTAGCGCAATGGTGTGAAAGCTTAGGTTTTAACTGTGAAATAATAGAGTTAGAAGGCAACAAAGGTCGCTACAACTTATTAGCAAAACGCGGTCAAGGCGACGGCGGTTTAATGCTGGCAGGTCACACTGATACGGTGCCATTTGATGATAGTCGTTGGAATCACAACCCATTTAAGTTAACTGAGCGAGATAACAAACTATTTGGCTTAGGTAGCATTGATATGAAAGGTTTTTTTGCTTTTGTACTGCAGGCTATTAGTGAGCTTGATGAAAAGCAACAAACACAACCAATTTTAATATTAGCCACCGCAGACGAAGAAACCACTATGGCTGGCGCACAACAAATCTGTAAGCACCCAAATTTAAAGCCAAGTCGCTGTATTATTGGTGAACCTACTGATATGACGCCAGTATTTACTCATAAAGGTCATATGAGTACAGCAATAAGAGTTGTCGGCCGTTCAGGACATAGCTCAGATCCCGAACGGGGTCTTAACGCCATCGAAGTGATGCATAAAGTGATTACAAAATTGCTAATCTTAAAAGAACAACTTAAGAATAAATATTCAATAAATTACTTTGAAATTCCTCACCCAACGCTCAATTTAGGTAATATTCATGGGGGCGATAATGCAAATCGGATTTGCGGTTGCTGTGAAATGCACATTGATATGCGCCCTCTTCCTGGCTTAAGTGTACAAGAGCTGCAAGCATTGCTGCTTGATGCAACCTACGATATAAATCAGCAATACCCAAATTCGGTCAGTGTGATTGATTTACATGAGCCAATTCCAGCATTTACAGGAAGCACAGACAGCGCGTTAGTTAAACTAGCCGAAAATATAGCAGGGCAAAAAGCGGTGGCTGTTAATTACTGTACTGAGGCACCATTTATACAACAACTGGGTTGTGAAACCATCGTCATGGGACCGGGTTCAATTAACCAAGCGCATCAGCCCGATGAATATTTAGCGATGGAAAAAATAAAGCCTTCGCAACAAATTATCAGCAACCTCATAAAGGCGAGTTGCTTTTAA
- a CDS encoding TetR/AcrR family transcriptional regulator, with protein sequence MNTKDKIIQTSISLFNEHGERAISTNHIASSLGMSPGNLYYHFKNKEDIIRHIFALYRDHLSTHFKPVDKGDDAFEHLGPYLDSLFELMWRYHFFYDNLGDILARDSHLKQGYIDFQQELLEQVRNIILALRDSEIIAIDEQDAIELAHTLKLTVSFWTPYMKARRLSGVLVEQDIYPGIVKVLTLFKAYSTEKSANKINQLRDKYALLANAAPQNP encoded by the coding sequence ATGAATACCAAGGATAAAATAATTCAAACCAGTATTTCATTGTTTAATGAACATGGTGAAAGAGCAATATCAACTAATCATATTGCATCGAGTTTAGGCATGAGTCCGGGTAATCTTTACTACCACTTTAAAAATAAAGAAGACATTATTCGCCATATATTTGCACTTTATCGTGATCATTTAAGTACTCACTTTAAGCCAGTTGATAAAGGCGACGATGCTTTTGAGCATCTTGGCCCTTATTTAGATTCGCTATTTGAATTAATGTGGCGCTATCATTTTTTTTACGACAACCTTGGCGATATTCTTGCTCGCGATAGCCATTTAAAACAGGGTTACATTGATTTTCAGCAGGAATTACTTGAGCAGGTACGTAACATCATTTTGGCCTTGCGGGATAGTGAAATTATTGCCATTGATGAACAAGATGCCATTGAACTTGCTCATACGCTAAAATTAACGGTTAGCTTTTGGACACCCTATATGAAAGCAAGAAGACTAAGTGGTGTGCTGGTTGAGCAAGATATTTACCCTGGCATTGTAAAAGTACTGACTTTATTTAAGGCTTACAGTACAGAAAAAAGCGCAAATAAAATTAATCAGTTAAGAGACAAGTACGCACTTTTAGCAAATGCTGCCCCCCAGAATCCTTAA
- the argB gene encoding acetylglutamate kinase, which produces MSSKTWVIKLGGAVLNTENAAKALFEILNEQDDAQFVIVHGGGSLVDSWLKEAGFASAKHQGLRISPKEQMPYIVGALAGAANKQLMAQAISVGHKPVGLSLYEAGITASQKLKALGQVGQCHNNADSIINDLLSAGRLPIISSIGFDEQGLLYNVNADEAAAAMANNLNAELIFMTDVEAVLDANKQPLHQLDTKHIDTLIAEGVILGGMEVKVKTSLHAAQHLRRGVYISSWQKPENLTALLQGEHVGTKVTP; this is translated from the coding sequence ATGAGCAGTAAAACGTGGGTTATTAAACTCGGTGGTGCAGTACTCAATACTGAAAATGCCGCTAAAGCATTATTTGAAATACTCAACGAGCAAGATGATGCTCAGTTTGTAATTGTGCATGGTGGTGGCTCATTAGTTGATAGCTGGTTAAAAGAGGCTGGTTTTGCCAGTGCTAAACACCAAGGTTTACGTATTAGCCCTAAAGAACAGATGCCTTATATTGTTGGAGCCCTTGCGGGTGCGGCAAACAAACAACTCATGGCGCAAGCAATTAGTGTTGGTCATAAGCCGGTGGGGTTAAGTTTATATGAAGCAGGGATCACCGCCTCGCAAAAATTAAAAGCATTGGGTCAAGTAGGTCAATGTCACAACAATGCTGATTCTATTATTAATGATTTACTCAGTGCTGGCCGGTTACCAATCATCAGTTCTATCGGCTTTGATGAGCAGGGCTTGTTATACAACGTTAATGCCGATGAAGCAGCCGCCGCAATGGCAAATAATTTAAATGCAGAACTTATTTTTATGACGGACGTAGAGGCGGTACTTGATGCCAATAAGCAGCCTTTACATCAACTTGACACAAAACACATTGATACTTTAATTGCAGAGGGAGTAATTTTGGGCGGGATGGAGGTCAAAGTTAAGACCAGTCTTCACGCTGCCCAACATTTACGACGCGGTGTGTACATTTCCAGCTGGCAAAAGCCAGAAAACTTAACTGCTTTGCTGCAAGGCGAGCATGTCGGAACTAAAGTAACACCATAG
- the thiI gene encoding tRNA uracil 4-sulfurtransferase ThiI, which produces MLKFIVKLHPEIAIKSRSVRKRFTKVLENNIKIVLRRVDEKVQVRNNWDNISVVTKLDDAQTRLDFIDSLQRIPGIVQFIEVTETDFKTLDDIYQKTIALVGHTIIGKTFCVRAKRIGQHDFTSTELERYVGGGLNQHVEGARVKLSRPEVTIRLEIKDEKAYIVTQTHLGMAGFPLPTQDDVLSLMSGGFDSGVASYQMIRKGARTHFLFFNLGGAAHEIGVKQASYYLWKQYSSTHKVKFITVDFEPVVAEILENVENSQMGVVLKRMMMRAGSAVAEKLNIQALVTGESIGQVSSQTLANLSVIDRVTETLILRPLIQHDKQEIINIARQIGTAEMAETMPEYCGVISKKPTVKAKIEVIKAEEEKFDFDVLNTVIDNARVMDVRDIDVEAKQELKEAESVTELPEGAVVVDIRSPEEEDAAPLEIDGIEVIHLPFFRLATKFGDLPKGKDYYLYCQKGVMSQLQALILHEEGFTTVKVYRR; this is translated from the coding sequence ATGCTTAAATTTATCGTCAAACTTCACCCTGAAATAGCCATTAAAAGCCGTTCAGTCCGTAAACGCTTTACCAAAGTGTTAGAAAATAACATTAAAATTGTATTGCGTCGTGTTGACGAAAAAGTACAAGTACGTAATAACTGGGATAATATTTCAGTTGTTACAAAACTAGATGATGCTCAAACTCGCCTTGATTTTATTGATAGCTTGCAGCGCATTCCTGGCATCGTACAGTTTATTGAAGTGACCGAAACAGACTTTAAAACCCTTGATGACATCTATCAAAAAACCATTGCGTTAGTTGGCCACACTATTATTGGTAAAACCTTTTGTGTACGTGCTAAGCGCATAGGTCAACATGATTTTACTTCAACTGAACTAGAGCGCTACGTTGGTGGCGGGCTTAATCAACATGTTGAAGGAGCTCGAGTAAAGCTAAGCCGCCCTGAGGTAACGATTCGTTTAGAAATTAAAGACGAAAAAGCCTACATAGTGACGCAAACCCATTTAGGAATGGCGGGCTTTCCACTGCCAACACAAGACGATGTATTATCGCTTATGTCTGGTGGATTTGATTCTGGCGTTGCCAGTTATCAGATGATCCGTAAAGGCGCTCGTACACACTTTTTATTCTTTAACTTAGGTGGTGCTGCCCACGAAATTGGGGTTAAGCAAGCGAGCTACTACCTATGGAAACAATACAGCTCTACGCATAAAGTTAAGTTTATTACTGTTGATTTTGAACCAGTTGTTGCGGAAATTTTAGAAAACGTTGAGAACAGCCAAATGGGTGTTGTGCTTAAACGTATGATGATGCGAGCGGGTAGTGCCGTTGCTGAAAAACTAAATATTCAAGCTTTGGTAACGGGTGAAAGTATAGGTCAGGTGTCTAGCCAAACCTTAGCTAACTTAAGTGTGATTGACCGTGTAACCGAAACGCTGATTTTACGTCCACTTATCCAACATGATAAGCAAGAGATCATTAATATAGCGCGCCAAATAGGCACTGCAGAAATGGCAGAAACGATGCCTGAATACTGTGGTGTGATCTCTAAAAAGCCGACGGTTAAAGCCAAAATTGAAGTCATTAAAGCAGAAGAAGAGAAGTTTGATTTTGATGTATTAAATACCGTTATTGATAACGCCCGTGTTATGGATGTGCGCGATATCGATGTTGAAGCTAAGCAAGAGCTTAAAGAAGCTGAGTCAGTTACAGAGTTACCAGAGGGAGCGGTTGTTGTTGATATTCGCTCACCTGAGGAAGAAGATGCCGCTCCGCTTGAAATTGATGGTATTGAAGTTATTCATTTACCGTTTTTCCGTTTAGCAACTAAGTTTGGTGATTTACCTAAAGGTAAAGACTATTACTTATATTGCCAAAAAGGGGTAATGAGCCAGTTACAAGCACTTATTCTTCACGAAGAAGGCTTTACCACTGTAAAAGTCTATCGTCGTTAA
- a CDS encoding ornithine carbamoyltransferase: MFKDFLTGLELDQQGALNLLKLAQDIKESPSKYSQVLAGKSVVTLFEKQSLRTRLSFDIGINRLGGHAVYLDQQNGAMGARESIKDFALNISTWADGIVARVNQHSTLTTLGEYSSVPVINSLCDLYHPCQALADFLTLQEVHGDVSQLKLAYLGEGNNVTHSLMLLAATLGTDFVAVTPKGSSPDSQVLKKAEQIAAMNGASVMVSDRVEAAVGANVVYADTWVSMGDTTPLEQVKEKYMPYQLNQALLEKTGATTVLHCQPAHREFEITSEVMDGPASKIIQQAENRMHAQNALLVTLLNPNFVKEHL, translated from the coding sequence ATGTTTAAAGATTTTTTAACGGGTCTAGAATTAGACCAACAAGGCGCACTAAATTTATTAAAGTTAGCGCAAGATATTAAAGAAAGCCCAAGTAAATATAGCCAAGTGCTAGCTGGTAAGTCAGTGGTTACTTTGTTTGAAAAGCAAAGTTTACGTACTCGCCTTTCATTTGATATTGGTATAAACCGTTTAGGGGGCCATGCGGTTTACCTTGACCAACAAAATGGTGCAATGGGCGCCCGCGAATCAATAAAAGATTTTGCCTTAAATATTTCGACTTGGGCAGACGGGATTGTTGCGCGGGTTAATCAGCACAGTACGTTAACGACACTCGGTGAGTATTCATCCGTTCCTGTGATTAACAGTTTGTGTGATTTATATCACCCATGCCAAGCATTAGCTGATTTTTTAACGCTACAAGAAGTACATGGTGATGTTAGCCAGTTAAAGCTTGCCTACCTAGGTGAGGGCAATAATGTAACGCACTCATTAATGCTATTAGCCGCTACTTTAGGAACAGACTTTGTCGCTGTAACACCAAAAGGCAGCTCACCTGATTCGCAAGTACTTAAAAAAGCAGAGCAAATAGCAGCGATGAATGGCGCTTCTGTAATGGTAAGTGACAGGGTTGAGGCTGCCGTAGGCGCTAATGTTGTTTACGCCGATACCTGGGTATCAATGGGGGATACAACTCCTCTTGAGCAAGTAAAAGAAAAATACATGCCTTATCAATTAAACCAGGCATTGTTAGAAAAAACCGGTGCAACTACGGTATTACATTGCCAACCGGCACACCGTGAGTTTGAAATTACTTCTGAGGTAATGGATGGCCCTGCATCAAAAATTATACAGCAAGCAGAAAACCGCATGCATGCGCAAAATGCGCTATTAGTTACATTGTTAAATCCAAATTTTGTTAAGGAACACCTATGA